One segment of Triticum aestivum cultivar Chinese Spring chromosome 2A, IWGSC CS RefSeq v2.1, whole genome shotgun sequence DNA contains the following:
- the LOC123187794 gene encoding probable protein arginine N-methyltransferase 3, with protein MATQARELPPKPELPRDNGDDYEDDEDDEEEEGWDDWESDGDDAAGGGGGLLCLFCSARFDSDGPLFAHCGSEHGFDFHKLVRELGLDFYGCIKLINFVRSKVAENKCWSCPEISQLEGKVPWAEDSYLKPFMEDDSLLHSLSIFDDEDDEDCEMPVETGECSAGNGRSGELQGNGLNTIIDDCSDISARFEKAVTTESNGGDNNGSLSEEQTDRQLKITRASVTAKEIKKVDDNYFGSYSSFGIHREMLGDKVRTDAYRDALLDNPSLMNGATVLDVGCGTGILSLFAAKAGASRVVAVDGSAKMSSVATQVTKNNGLLYDENAQTKQKGSPQVISVVHTKAEELDHKIVVPPNGFDVLVSEWMGYCLLYESMLSSVIYARDHFLKPGGAILPDTATILGAGFGRGGTSLPFWENVYGFDMSCIGKEVTGSSARFPVVDVLDSKDIVTDTAVLHYFDLATMKESEMDFTASLELRLPESGAAAVPGVTWCHGIVLWFDTGFTDRFCKDKPVVLSTSPFSTPTHWSQTIFTFEEPVAITNEKSVVGSSASVGSAECPAATIRSRISIVRASEHRSIDISIETTGISSDGQKHSWPAQIFNL; from the exons ATGGCGACCCAGGCGCGCGAGCTCCCGCCCAAGCCTGAGCTGCCCCGGGACAACGGCGACGACTACgaggacgacgaggatgatgaggaggaggaggggtgggacGACTGGGAGTCGGACGGCGAcgacgcggcgggcggcggcggcggcctcctctgCCTGTTCTGCAGCGCGCGGTTCGACTCCGACGGCCCCCTCTTCGCGCACTGCGGCTCCGAGCACGGGTTCGATTTCCACAAGCTCGTGCGGGAGCTCGGGCTGGATTTCTACGGTTGCATCAAGCTCATCAATTTTGTGCGCTCCAAG GTTGCAGAGAATAAGTGTTGGAGCTGCCCAGAGATTTCCCAACTTGAGGGGAAGGTTCCATGGGCGGAGGACTCATACCTGAAGCCATTCATGGAAGATGACTCGCTGCTGCACAGTTTGTCCATctttgatgatgaagatgacgaggaCTGTGAGATGCCAGTGGAAACAGGGGAGTGTTCAGCGGGCAATGGGAGGTCAGGTGAACTGCAGGGGAATGGTCTAAACACCATTATCGACGATTGTTCTGACATCAGTGCTAGGTTTGAGAAAGCAGTTACTACTGAAAGTAATGGTGGAGATAACAATGGGTCTCTTTCAGAGGAACAGACTGATAGGCAGCTGAAGATTACACGTGCTAGTGTTACTGCCAAGGAAATTAAAAAAGTGGATGACAACTACTTTGGGTCTTATAGTTCATTTGGCATTCATAGGGAGATGCTGGGCGACAAA GTAAGAACAGACGCTTACAGAGATGCCCTTTTGGACAACCCTAGCCTCATGAATGGAGCAACTGTACTGGATGTTGGTTGTGGTACAGGAATTTTAAG TCTTTTTGCAGCGAAGGCTGGTGCATCTAGAGTTGTTGCGGTTGATGGGAGTGCAAAGATGTCTTCTGTGGCTACACAA GTGACAAAAAATAATGGTTTATTATATGACGAGAATGCGCAAACAAAACAAAAAGGTAGCCCTCAAGTGATAAGTGTTGTGCATACCAAGGCTGAAGAGCTAGACCATAAAATAGTAGTTCCACCCAATGGCTTTGATGTGTTAGTAAGTGAGTGGATGGGATACTGCCTATTGTATGAATCCATGCTCAGTTCAGTCATATATGCACGCGATCATTTCCTAAAACCTGGTGGTGCTATTCTCCCGGATACTGCAACAATT CTTGGTGCTGGTTTTGGGAGGGGTGGAACTAGCTTACCATTTTGGGAAAATGTGTATGGCTTTGATATGTCATGTATTGGCAAAGAAGTAACAGGGAGTTCGGCTCGATTTCCTGTAGTTGATGTACTTGATTCTAAGGATATTGTGACAGATACTGCTGTACTCCAT TATTTTGATCTGGCAACTATGAAGGAAAGTGAAATGGATTTCACCGCGAGCTTGGAGCTAAGGCTTCCTGAAAGCGGTGCAGCTGCTGTACCAGGAGTAACCTGGTGCCATGGCATTGTCTTGTGGTTTGACACTGGCTTCACGGACAGATTCTGCAAGGACAAGCCTGTGGTCCTGTCCACCTCTCCTTTCTCCACACCAACTCACTGGTCGCAAACAATCTTCACCTTTGAAGAGCCCGTAGCGATTACAAATGAGAAATCAGTCGTTGGCTCATCTGCATCAGTTGGCTCAGCGGAGTGCCCAGCTGCCACGATCAGATCCCGCATCAGCATCGTGAGGGCCTCCGAGCACCGCAGCATAGACATATCAATCGAAACCACGGGAATCAGCTCAGATGGCCAGAAGCACAGCTGGCCAGCTCAGATCTTCAACCTTTGA
- the LOC123187796 gene encoding eukaryotic translation initiation factor 6-2 — protein MATRIQFENNCEVGVFSKLTNAYCLVAIGGSENFYSTFESELADVIPVVKTSIGGTRIIGRLCVGNKNGLLLPHTTTDQELQHLRNCIPDQVVVQRIDERLSALGNCISCNDHVALTHPDLDKATEELIADVLGVEVFRQTIAGNILVGSYCAFSNRGGLVHPHTSIEDLDELSTLLQVPLVAGTVNRGSEVIAAGMTVNDWTAFCGSDTTATELSVIESVFKLREGQPTAIVDDMRKSLIDSYV, from the exons ATGGCGACCC GTATCCAGTTTGAGAACAACTGTGAAGTTGGTGTTTTCTCCAAGCTCACAAATGCCTACTGTCTGGTTGCAATTGGAGGATCAGAGAATTTCTACAG TACATTTGAGTCTGAGCTTGCAGATGTCATTCCTGTGGTCAAGACCTCTATCGGTGGCACTAGAATAATTGGTCGCCTCTGCGTTG GAAACAAGAATGGACTTCTCTTGCCACACACAACCACTGATCAAG AGCTTCAGCATCTGAGGAACTGCATACCTGATCAAGTGGTTGTTCAGCGCATCGATGAAAGGCTGTCTGCCCTTGGCAATTGCATATCCTGCAATGACCATGTTGCGCTCACACACCCTGACCTTGACAAG GCAACTGAGGAGCTTATTGCAGATGTGCTTGGGGTTGAGGTGTTCCGTCAGACGATTGCAGGAAATATCCTTGTTGGCAGCTACTGTGCATTCTCTAACAGGGGTGGACTG GTCCATCCTCACACATCCATTGAAGATCTTGATGAGCTGTCCACACTCCTCCAAGTCCCTCTTGTCGCTGGAACCGTGAACCGTGGTAGCGAGGTCATTGCTGCGGGCATGACGGTGAACGACTGGACCGCCTTCTGTGGCTCAGACACCACGGCTACCGAGCTGTCCGTCATCGAGAGCGTCTTCAAGTTGAGAGAAGGCCAGCCCACAGCGATCGTcgatgacatgaggaagtcgctgATTGACAGCTATGTCTAA
- the LOC123187795 gene encoding thymidylate kinase isoform X1, translating to MTALVRLAGRAASWSRGAGIAAPRGLGLFPQRRAAFQGARMDNGGGKGGRGALIVLEGLDRSGKSSQSARLLSFLEGKGCATEGWRFPDRDTSVGKMISAYLANESQLDDRTIHLLFSANRWEKRSLMESKLLGGTTLVVDRYSYSGVAFSAAKGLDIGWCKAPEVGLLAPDLVIYLDVQPEKAAERGGYGGERYERVEFQKRVAEHYHSLRDSTWKVVDGSLPMETVEEQLRELAMNCISECQDKQLTNLPW from the exons ATGACTGCGTTGGTTCGGCTCGCCGGGAGAGCAGCTTCTTGGAGCAG GGGCGCCGGCATCGCGGCTCCGCGTGGCCTCGGCTTGTTCCCGCAGCGCAGGGCCGCGTTCCAGGGCGCGAGGATGGATAACGGCGGCGGCAagggcggccgcggcgcgctcatAGTCCTGGAAGGGCTGGACAGAAGCGGCAAGTCGTCGCAGAGCGCCCGGCTGCTGTCCTTTCTGGAAGGGAAAGGCTGCGCAACCGAAGGGTGGCGCTTCCCGGACAGAGACACCAGCGTCGGGAAGATGATCTCCGCGTACCTTGCCAACGAGTCGCAGCTCGATGACCGGACCATCCATTTGCTCTTCAGTGCGAACCGCTGGGAGAAAAG AAGTTTGATGGAGAGCAAGCTACTTGGTGGGACTACACTCGTCGTTGACCGCTATTCTTATTCTGGAGTTGCATTTTCAGCTGCTAAAGGACTTGACATTGGGTGGTGCAAG GCCCCTGAGGTTGGACTGCTAGCCCCAGATCTTGTAATATATCTTGATGTACAACCAGAG AAAGCGGCCGAAAGAGGAGGCTATGGGGGTGAAAGATACGAAAGAGTTGAGTTCCAAAAGAGAGTTGCTGAGCATTACCATTCACTCCGTGATTCGACATGGAAG GTCGTCGATGGTTCCCTTCCCATGGAGACCGTGGAAGAACAGCTAAGAGAACTAGCCATGAATTGCATTTCAGAATGCCAAGACAAGCAACTTACCAATCTTCCCTGGTAG
- the LOC123187795 gene encoding thymidylate kinase isoform X2, translating to MDNGGGKGGRGALIVLEGLDRSGKSSQSARLLSFLEGKGCATEGWRFPDRDTSVGKMISAYLANESQLDDRTIHLLFSANRWEKRSLMESKLLGGTTLVVDRYSYSGVAFSAAKGLDIGWCKAPEVGLLAPDLVIYLDVQPEKAAERGGYGGERYERVEFQKRVAEHYHSLRDSTWKVVDGSLPMETVEEQLRELAMNCISECQDKQLTNLPW from the exons ATGGATAACGGCGGCGGCAagggcggccgcggcgcgctcatAGTCCTGGAAGGGCTGGACAGAAGCGGCAAGTCGTCGCAGAGCGCCCGGCTGCTGTCCTTTCTGGAAGGGAAAGGCTGCGCAACCGAAGGGTGGCGCTTCCCGGACAGAGACACCAGCGTCGGGAAGATGATCTCCGCGTACCTTGCCAACGAGTCGCAGCTCGATGACCGGACCATCCATTTGCTCTTCAGTGCGAACCGCTGGGAGAAAAG AAGTTTGATGGAGAGCAAGCTACTTGGTGGGACTACACTCGTCGTTGACCGCTATTCTTATTCTGGAGTTGCATTTTCAGCTGCTAAAGGACTTGACATTGGGTGGTGCAAG GCCCCTGAGGTTGGACTGCTAGCCCCAGATCTTGTAATATATCTTGATGTACAACCAGAG AAAGCGGCCGAAAGAGGAGGCTATGGGGGTGAAAGATACGAAAGAGTTGAGTTCCAAAAGAGAGTTGCTGAGCATTACCATTCACTCCGTGATTCGACATGGAAG GTCGTCGATGGTTCCCTTCCCATGGAGACCGTGGAAGAACAGCTAAGAGAACTAGCCATGAATTGCATTTCAGAATGCCAAGACAAGCAACTTACCAATCTTCCCTGGTAG
- the LOC123187797 gene encoding chemocyanin, translating into MAARGTAGGSTAVVVGVLLVCAFLHAGVAESAEFTVGDGGGWSVNAGSWPNGKRFKGRDVLVFNYDPTAHNVVAVSAEGYRACAAPSGAKVNKSGADRVTLALGPNYFISSVPGDCQAGMKITVTAAKQGRIGGAS; encoded by the exons atggCGGCGCGGGGAACTGCAGGCGGCAGCACGGCGGTGGTCGTGGGCGTGCTGCTCGTCTGCGCGTTCCTCCATGCGGGGGTGGCGGAGTCGGCGGagttcaccgtcggcgacggcggcggctggtcCGTCAACGCCGGCTCCTGGCCCAACGGCAAGCGCTTCAAGGGCCGCGACGTCCTTG TGTTCAATTACGACCCGACGGCGCACAACGTGGTGGCCGTGTCAGCGGAGGGGTACCGGGCGTGCGCCGCGCCGAGCGGCGCCAAGGTGAACAAGTCCGGGGCCGACCGCGTCACGCTCGCCCTCGGCCCAAACTACTTCATCTCCAGCGTCCCCGGCGACTGCCAGGCCGGGATGAAGATCACCGTCACCGCCGCCAAGCAGGGCCGCATCGGCGGAGCGTCCTAA